The genomic window TCAGTGGTGACCGAATCGAGTGGTACGGCAGCCCGACCGGCTGCCTGGCCTTCCGCCGCCAGGGCGGTCTGGTGTGTGTGCTGAACGCCTCGAACACCCCCACCCAGCTGCCGCCCGGCGACGTGCTGTTGGCCAGCGCCGCGCTGGAAGGCGGTCAGCTGCCGCCGAACACGACGGCCTGGCTGGTCTAGCGGTCGGCGAGGAAGTCGATCACGATTTGCGCCCACTCGCCGGGTCGTTCGTCGGCGAGCGCGTGCCCGGAGTCGAGCTCGACATACCTCGCGCCGGGGATGCCCGCCAGCAACTCCCGTGAGTGCGCGGATGACACCACCTGATCGTGGGCCGCCGCGACAACCAGCGTCGGCACCCTGATCGCGCCGAGGTCCGCGCGAACATCGATCCTGGTCAGCAGATCGAGTTGGTCGTCGGCGCCAGCGGGCAACGCGGACGTGATGGCCTCGATGAGCGTGTCGAGCTCAGTCGCCGACCGCTCATCGAGCCACCTCGCGCTCCAGCCGATCAACACCAGATACGCCGCGAGACTACGCGGGTCACCGGCGGCGGCGAGGGCACGCCAGGTCTCGACGACGAGTCGCAGCCGGGGGTTCGGCCGAGCGAGACCGGCGGACAGAACAAGCGCGGTGACCCGATCCGGATGCCGGATCGCCGTCCGCACCGCGATCGGCGAGCCGGTCGAGAACCCGAGCACGGCAAAGGTATTTAGCCCGGCCCGGTCGGCGGCGGCCACCAGCTGGTCGGCGAGTTCGTCTGCGGTGAGCGGCTTTTCGGCCCGCGGCGTCGCACCGGAGCCGGGGTAGTCCGGCCCGACGACGGTGTGTTCGCGGGCGAGCCGATCGACCAACGGCCCGAAACTGTCCTGGATGTCACTGCTCGCCCCGTGTGCGAGCAGCAAACCGGGACCGGTACCGCGAACCAGGGCGGTGAGAGCTGAAGTAGTCATGCGGCGAACGGTAAAGTCTCACATAAGTGTGAATGTCAACCCTGGTGTGAGGCGGCTCTCGTGCGGATCGGTGAACTGGCGGCGCGGACCGGAGTGCACCCGCGCCTGCTGCGCTATTACGAAGAGCAGGGCCTGATTTCGCCCGATCGCGACGCCAACGGCTACCGCAACTACAGTGCCGACGTGCCCGGGGTGGTGACCCAGATCCGCGCACTGCTCGGCGCGGGCCTGTCGACCGAGGTGATCCGCGACATCCTGCCTTGCGCGCACGGCCCGGCGCCGGAGCTGGAACCGCACCCGGACATGCTCGCGGTGCTCGCCCGGGAACTCGCGGCCGTCGAGGCGAAGATCGACTGTCTCGCCGAGACCAGAGACATCCTCACCTGCTACCTCAACGCGACCCGGGGCAAGCTGGCTACGCAGGACCGATAGCCGTCGGGCTCGACACGAAACAGCCGCGATGCCACCAGAAGAAGAACTACTACACAGCATCGTCTACCGTTGGACCGTGAGCATTCTCGAGACAGTGCTGATCTTCGTCGGCATCCCGCTGGTGATCTACGGCGCGATCGCCGGATTGTCGTATCTCGGTAAGCCGCTGCCCGGCGAGAAGCCGGTCCACTACGACCTCGGTCAGCAGTGGACGTCGGCGCCGGTGCTTTGGAGTGCGACCGACGAGGTGACCTCGGCGTTTCATCACGAACGGGCCGAGGAGTCGCATGGCCATCATGCGGAGACGTCGCATGGCCACCATGCGGCAATCGAAGCGCCCAAGGCGGAGCTGATCGGAGGCCGGGCAAGTGGCAAATTCTAAGTGGCCCGCGGTGGTCGAGTCCGACCT from Nocardia iowensis includes these protein-coding regions:
- a CDS encoding alpha/beta fold hydrolase, whose translation is MTTSALTALVRGTGPGLLLAHGASSDIQDSFGPLVDRLAREHTVVGPDYPGSGATPRAEKPLTADELADQLVAAADRAGLNTFAVLGFSTGSPIAVRTAIRHPDRVTALVLSAGLARPNPRLRLVVETWRALAAAGDPRSLAAYLVLIGWSARWLDERSATELDTLIEAITSALPAGADDQLDLLTRIDVRADLGAIRVPTLVVAAAHDQVVSSAHSRELLAGIPGARYVELDSGHALADERPGEWAQIVIDFLADR
- a CDS encoding MerR family transcriptional regulator, with translation MRIGELAARTGVHPRLLRYYEEQGLISPDRDANGYRNYSADVPGVVTQIRALLGAGLSTEVIRDILPCAHGPAPELEPHPDMLAVLARELAAVEAKIDCLAETRDILTCYLNATRGKLATQDR